CAGTGCGTCTATTAACCGGCACCTTTTCTCACCTTCACTTTGCGTCGTCGAAAATATTCGCGAGCGTTTGCGGTTTGCGAGATACGCCCAGCAATGGCCGGAGTTCACCCACCGGTGAGGTAAACGAGGGGCTACGGCGACCCATGGATTCAAATTGCCACGACCACAGACTCCCATCGGCGGCGAGGCTCACAAGCTCGCCCATCATCGTTGCATTAACCGCGATCCAGTCCGAGTGCGTGCCAAGGCGGGCACAAGAAGCTGCGTCAGGATAGGTTATGGGGTCATCCGAAAAAGTCCACTTCCATAACGAGCCGTCGTTCTTGAGAGTTACCACTGATTCGCCGTCGCCAGCCAGCGCGATCCAATCTGTTTCCTTACCGAGTTGGAAATTTTGCTCTGCCATTGTCCACGTCGCTTTATTCGGCGATGGCTGCCATGCACCTGTAACGCGAAACGTCCCATCTTCGCGAACTCCTACCATGAAATTAGCTCCTCTGCGTGAATAAGCCGACACGTCACCACGTGACGAGAACAATTCGAAGTCAGCCACTCGGTAAAGCCATATTTCCTCATCAAGCTGGATTGCGTTTTTGACAGAACCAGCTCTCGAAGCAAAGCGCCAGGATTCCCCATTTGTTTTGCGGAAGTAAGTTTGGTCGCCATTGGAAAAAATCTCCGCCCAGTCTGAATCCGCCCCCAAGCGCTGAGGCTTAAAGGTGCGCAATCCCGGCCAGGGCTTTTTCCAACTTAACCGATTCGTTCCCAAGCGCCACAACGTGCCGTCCTCTTTCAAGAGGGTTGCGGATGTATCAGCTTCGCGCGCGGCACTCTTCCAGTTGTTGTCGGCGCCAAACCTCACCAACCCGGCTGGACTTGCTGTGTGCAATGCTGATTGTTCAAGCATGACCGGGTTTGTTGGCTGCTTGGAAACCCACAGGCTGCCATCTGATTTGACACCGACAGCCTCCCACCCATTGCAGATTGCAAAGCTTGACCAGTTCGTACCGTCGAAAAATCGGCCGCCAGGGAGTAGTGTGAAGCTCCTCCCCTCGCCAAGCAACAACGCGCCGAGACTTGGATCTTTGAACTCGAAACGGTCGGTCCAGATTCGCCCATCGGAAAGTCGTACCAGGAAGTCGCGACCACCGTTCCAAACCCCTTCGCATCGCAACGTCACACCTGGCGACGGCGTCAATCGCGCCACGCCGTGCGGTGGTTCAATGGGCGATACGAGTTCCCACACACGGTGGTAAGTCGCGCTCGCAAGTGTGACAACCGCCACAAGCGATGCGAGGAGGACGATCCCGTTTCGCCGCCACACTTTCCAGCCGACCAGCACTTGCTTGAAATTCCCATACATCAGCCACGCGAGCGCAACGGTGAGAGTCGGAATGCCGATCAAATAAGCGAGCCAGCCACGCCAGAGCAGTGCATCGACAATCGCTTCTGGATCGCTTCCGTTGATAACCAGAACCGAGGCGACAACGATGCCCAACGCCGTCGGCGCGAGCGCTTGCAGTGTGTTACGCGCAAGTGTCGAGGCAAAGAACGAAATCGTCGTAACTCCGATGACGATTGCGAGCTGCGGTAGTAAGGGCAGAAGAGAGTCGATGAAGCTCAATACCGCCCAGAGCAGATTTCCGTGGAGAACCTGTCCGTTGGAGGCGAGCGCGAAATTGCTGAATTTGGACTGAATGTCGGGAACGATCCGCCCGCCTTCGAACAGCAACGGAACGATAACACCAAAGCCGCATGAGAGCATCAATACGACCAGGAACTTGATGGCGAACTGTGTTCGTCGTCGTGACGAAAGACATAGCTGGGATTCAAAGGTTCCCAGCTTTCGCTCCTCGGCAACCGCTGCGCAGCCGATCAGCAACGGCATCACGACCCACAAAACCCAGAACTGGCCGGTGAGGAATTCCATCATCGGAGAATCCTTGAAACCGCCAGCCGCTTTTCTCGCCGCGACCATTCCCAAATGCAGGAAGGCGAGAATACCCGCGATCACAAATTGGGATTGGTGAAGTTGAATTTCCTTTTTCAGCAACGCCAGGCGCGGACCCCGGCTTTGCGTCGCTTTGGCGGCGACAAACATTCGCGGCAACTTCAGCCAGGCGGGCATGGCGATGTCGCCACCAGTCCACTGAACATCCTGCGCGCGCAGAAACATCCGTCTCGCCCAGAGAAATCCTGCGATGCTGTAAACCGTCAGGACAGCGGTTATCGCGTAGGTCGGATTTGCGCCGGCGAAAAACTTTTCTGTGAAATACCTCGTCGCCACCGTCAAGCCGGCCGGCACAAGCAGGGTAAACCAAAACGCCGCGGCCACCGTTCGGAACAGGAGCACGGTCCACAGCCCCCCTGAAAAAGCCGTGAGCAAGATCAGCCCGGTCGTCATCGCCAAATCCCCCAAGTCCGGTTTCGCGGCATTTAAGGCAGCGTGGCTTCGCCAGCCAAGGAAGGACAGCCACCAGACGCCAAGAACGAGCACAAGTGCGCCCGCCAGCGCCATCGTTTTCGTCCACCAGAGGCGCGAACGCGAAACGGGTTGCGCCAGCAGATTGGCGAACGTGCCCGAGGACATTTCCCGGCCGAACGAGTCCAGCGCCATAATCACAACCACCGCCGGGCAAAGCAGGAAGGGAAATACCGCTTCGAAAACCGAAAGCGGGCTGACCAAAGCTGAGTTGCTCGGTGCCAACCAGAGCGAGAGAGCCAGCAGCACGGCGATGCTGAAGCTCGGCAGCAATAGCTTGATTTCCTTTCGTACTAGCGCGTTCATGATT
This genomic window from Verrucomicrobiota bacterium contains:
- a CDS encoding ABC transporter permease subunit, which translates into the protein MNALVRKEIKLLLPSFSIAVLLALSLWLAPSNSALVSPLSVFEAVFPFLLCPAVVVIMALDSFGREMSSGTFANLLAQPVSRSRLWWTKTMALAGALVLVLGVWWLSFLGWRSHAALNAAKPDLGDLAMTTGLILLTAFSGGLWTVLLFRTVAAAFWFTLLVPAGLTVATRYFTEKFFAGANPTYAITAVLTVYSIAGFLWARRMFLRAQDVQWTGGDIAMPAWLKLPRMFVAAKATQSRGPRLALLKKEIQLHQSQFVIAGILAFLHLGMVAARKAAGGFKDSPMMEFLTGQFWVLWVVMPLLIGCAAVAEERKLGTFESQLCLSSRRRTQFAIKFLVVLMLSCGFGVIVPLLFEGGRIVPDIQSKFSNFALASNGQVLHGNLLWAVLSFIDSLLPLLPQLAIVIGVTTISFFASTLARNTLQALAPTALGIVVASVLVINGSDPEAIVDALLWRGWLAYLIGIPTLTVALAWLMYGNFKQVLVGWKVWRRNGIVLLASLVAVVTLASATYHRVWELVSPIEPPHGVARLTPSPGVTLRCEGVWNGGRDFLVRLSDGRIWTDRFEFKDPSLGALLLGEGRSFTLLPGGRFFDGTNWSSFAICNGWEAVGVKSDGSLWVSKQPTNPVMLEQSALHTASPAGLVRFGADNNWKSAAREADTSATLLKEDGTLWRLGTNRLSWKKPWPGLRTFKPQRLGADSDWAEIFSNGDQTYFRKTNGESWRFASRAGSVKNAIQLDEEIWLYRVADFELFSSRGDVSAYSRRGANFMVGVREDGTFRVTGAWQPSPNKATWTMAEQNFQLGKETDWIALAGDGESVVTLKNDGSLWKWTFSDDPITYPDAASCARLGTHSDWIAVNATMMGELVSLAADGSLWSWQFESMGRRSPSFTSPVGELRPLLGVSRKPQTLANIFDDAK